In Paenibacillus sp. J23TS9, a single genomic region encodes these proteins:
- a CDS encoding YjjG family noncanonical pyrimidine nucleotidase — translation MCFLRYDVVLFDVDDTLIDHNHSEKYALTNVFKDHGININSSYIESFRKINHDLWNEYVNDKLKLELKQLRTERFVRLISKYELQIDPNHFSEQYTKHLIEGSLLIDGAIDLFRYLSNNGYRIVIITNGINEVQIKRINQSELSNTFEVIVTSEDAGYQKPHTGIFDYAFRKINVWNKERVIIVGDSLTSDIQGGINYGIDTCWFNPGRKPNKHGITPKYEIRELKEVKDILEG, via the coding sequence GTGTGTTTTCTGCGATATGATGTAGTATTATTCGATGTGGATGATACATTAATTGATCACAATCATTCTGAGAAATATGCATTAACAAATGTATTTAAAGATCATGGAATTAATATTAATTCTTCTTATATTGAAAGTTTTAGAAAGATTAATCATGATCTATGGAATGAATACGTAAATGACAAACTTAAACTAGAACTTAAACAGTTAAGAACAGAGAGATTTGTAAGACTTATATCAAAATATGAATTACAGATAGATCCAAACCATTTTAGCGAACAATATACTAAGCATTTGATTGAAGGATCTCTTTTAATTGATGGGGCAATTGATTTATTCAGGTATCTTTCAAATAATGGATATAGAATCGTGATAATAACGAATGGAATTAATGAAGTACAGATTAAGAGAATAAATCAATCAGAACTAAGTAATACATTTGAAGTAATCGTAACCTCTGAAGATGCTGGATATCAAAAGCCTCATACAGGAATCTTTGATTATGCATTTAGAAAAATAAATGTTTGGAATAAAGAAAGAGTCATTATTGTAGGTGATTCTTTAACCTCTGATATTCAAGGTGGTATAAACTATGGAATCGATACTTGTTGGTTTAATCCAGGGAGAAAACCCAATAAACATGGAATTACACCAAAATATGAAATAAGAGAATTAAAAGAAGTTAAAGATATCCTAGAAGGATAA
- a CDS encoding NUDIX domain-containing protein encodes MNITEDQVDNTDFNPITHAFVVAKSKNGFLLLYNNWKNNWELAGVMIEAGETLRECAIREMLEETNQIPERFEFKGLMKFTLKNGRVEYGGLFSADIELERPFLNNDEATKITFWDGTEDIGYIDEIDKELLKYY; translated from the coding sequence ATTAATATCACTGAGGATCAAGTCGATAACACTGACTTTAATCCAATTACACATGCATTTGTCGTTGCAAAAAGTAAAAATGGATTTTTATTATTATATAATAACTGGAAGAATAATTGGGAATTAGCCGGTGTTATGATCGAAGCTGGGGAGACATTAAGAGAATGCGCAATAAGAGAAATGCTTGAAGAAACCAATCAAATTCCAGAAAGATTCGAGTTCAAAGGATTAATGAAGTTCACATTGAAGAATGGAAGGGTCGAATACGGGGGATTATTTAGTGCAGACATTGAACTCGAAAGGCCCTTTTTGAACAATGACGAAGCAACCAAGATAACTTTTTGGGATGGAACTGAAGATATTGGATACATAGATGAAATCGATAAAGAATTATTGAAGTACTATTAA
- a CDS encoding RDD family protein has protein sequence MPGINLYNLKELPKHIYARLYDFLIPAMFSGYSFGKMLFGIRIVKLDGSKVNIGAMFMRTIIGGIIYWITFGIGTIVSLFMVLLREDKRAIHDLIAGTYVKSDD, from the coding sequence GTGCCAGGCATCAATTTATACAACCTGAAAGAGCTTCCAAAACACATATATGCTAGGCTATATGATTTTCTAATTCCGGCGATGTTTAGCGGTTATTCATTTGGGAAGATGCTTTTCGGCATCCGTATTGTTAAACTAGATGGAAGCAAAGTAAATATAGGAGCCATGTTTATGCGCACGATTATCGGTGGAATCATCTACTGGATTACTTTTGGAATTGGAACGATTGTGAGCTTATTTATGGTGTTATTACGTGAGGACAAAAGAGCAATTCATGACCTTATCGCGGGGACGTATGTTAAAAGCGACGATTAA
- a CDS encoding MFS transporter, with translation MILTGQKCAFFLPSAFIATDQSFISCFLDFSPSHFRRSNMNHALTTRQIYLWRIAIYFIFALPGFAIASWVSRTPTIRDALEASTAQMGWIIFGLAVGSIVGLLNASHLIAHKGGRYVMVVGLIVSSIGLIIVGFGGSWLTSRIVVFLGLAVFGFGNGICDVAMNVEGTAVERAAKKSLLTGFHAAFSVGTLLGAMAGSAAIKIGMSVPAHLVLAVLAILIFSFFFCRLVPAGTGKETDGSSTDQPMSAKERMAVWKERRTVLVGMIVLGMAFAEGSANDWLPLAMVDGYQVTPATGSFAFGLFVAAMTICRAAGGFFLDRFGRVIVLRASALFAIVGLLLVILGQNYTFAIVGVILWGFGAAFGFPVGLSAAGDDPRGVAARVGAVSTAGYLAFLVGPPVLGIIGQSVGLLRALIVVLIAVSIAGFLSKSASPIREKQK, from the coding sequence ATGATCCTAACAGGACAAAAGTGTGCTTTCTTTTTACCATCGGCATTTATTGCGACAGATCAGTCATTTATAAGCTGTTTCTTGGACTTCAGTCCATCCCATTTCAGGAGGTCAAACATGAACCACGCATTAACGACTCGTCAAATTTATTTATGGAGAATCGCCATCTATTTTATTTTTGCATTGCCCGGTTTTGCTATTGCCTCTTGGGTGTCACGCACACCAACGATTCGGGATGCTTTAGAGGCATCAACAGCTCAAATGGGCTGGATCATTTTTGGATTGGCTGTAGGCTCCATTGTCGGACTATTAAATGCCAGTCATCTAATTGCACACAAGGGCGGCCGCTATGTTATGGTGGTTGGTCTCATTGTCAGTTCGATTGGACTTATCATCGTAGGCTTTGGAGGCTCTTGGCTCACAAGCCGGATTGTTGTTTTTTTGGGATTGGCTGTGTTTGGATTTGGAAACGGAATATGTGATGTGGCAATGAATGTAGAGGGGACTGCGGTAGAAAGAGCAGCTAAAAAGTCCCTTCTTACAGGCTTTCATGCTGCGTTTAGCGTAGGAACATTGCTTGGCGCAATGGCCGGATCGGCCGCAATTAAGATCGGAATGTCAGTCCCTGCTCACTTGGTGCTTGCCGTTTTAGCTATTTTGATATTTAGTTTCTTTTTCTGTCGTCTGGTTCCTGCAGGAACGGGAAAGGAAACAGACGGGAGTTCGACAGATCAGCCAATGAGCGCCAAGGAACGCATGGCTGTATGGAAAGAGCGGCGTACCGTTCTAGTTGGTATGATTGTACTGGGAATGGCTTTTGCAGAGGGCTCAGCAAATGACTGGCTGCCACTCGCTATGGTGGATGGATACCAGGTCACACCAGCCACTGGTTCATTCGCTTTTGGGCTCTTTGTGGCTGCGATGACGATTTGCCGTGCAGCCGGTGGCTTTTTCCTTGACCGATTTGGGAGAGTCATTGTTCTGAGGGCATCCGCTCTGTTTGCTATTGTCGGTTTACTTCTTGTTATATTGGGGCAAAATTATACGTTTGCCATCGTAGGCGTTATTCTATGGGGGTTTGGTGCGGCTTTCGGATTTCCAGTTGGCCTTTCGGCAGCGGGAGACGACCCCCGTGGAGTAGCGGCAAGGGTAGGTGCAGTATCCACAGCAGGATATCTTGCATTTCTTGTTGGACCACCAGTTTTGGGGATTATTGGACAGTCAGTGGGTCTGCTTCGTGCATTAATTGTTGTACTTATCGCTGTAAGTATCGCTGGTTTTCTGTCCAAATCCGCGAGTCCGATCAGAGAGAAACAAAAATAA
- a CDS encoding sugar O-acetyltransferase: MNIQERMASCQLFTDHDANYPEEAAALARARQRGKVLCFEINRLHPDDTAGRQALMKQLFGSMGENVWMEPPIRMAYGSNTTIGNNVYINFNLTVVDDYKVTIGDDVMFGPNVTIAVTGHPVHPEKRKESGMYALPVVIKDGVWVGSGAIILPGVTIGKGSVIGAGSVVTKDIPENVIAVGNPCKVLREITDHDRVYYHKNMRFDQVEW, from the coding sequence ATGAATATCCAAGAACGAATGGCAAGCTGCCAGTTATTTACTGACCATGACGCTAATTATCCAGAAGAAGCTGCAGCATTGGCACGTGCGCGCCAGCGTGGCAAGGTACTGTGTTTTGAAATCAATCGTTTGCATCCTGATGATACGGCAGGACGTCAGGCTTTGATGAAACAGCTTTTCGGGAGCATGGGTGAGAACGTGTGGATGGAGCCACCCATTCGCATGGCGTATGGCTCGAACACTACGATAGGCAATAACGTTTATATTAACTTTAATTTAACCGTAGTAGATGACTATAAGGTTACGATTGGAGACGACGTCATGTTTGGCCCCAACGTAACGATCGCTGTAACCGGCCATCCTGTACATCCAGAAAAGCGTAAAGAAAGCGGAATGTATGCTCTACCCGTAGTTATCAAAGATGGGGTGTGGGTTGGTAGTGGGGCAATTATTTTACCAGGCGTTACTATTGGAAAGGGGAGCGTCATCGGTGCTGGGAGCGTAGTAACCAAGGATATTCCCGAGAACGTAATCGCTGTGGGAAATCCATGTAAGGTTCTTCGTGAAATCACGGACCATGACAGAGTATATTACCATAAAAACATGCGTTTCGATCAGGTTGAATGGTAG
- a CDS encoding MATE family efflux transporter yields the protein MKKHIQFEKPLNVNFRRELMVLVVPIALQNLVSAMVISADVFMLGMISQSAMSAVSLAGQITFALTLFYMGLSTGAGILTAQYWGKKDLKTIQRVLSISCMFSFCISVFFFLLSISYPGMLMRIFTDDDELIHYGARFLQLNSFSYLAMGISQMYLSVIRSMESAKLSAWISSACLVMNIIFNSFCIFIFFPGKPELAITGVALATVCARFIELGCCIVHSVTRGSIRFQLPLRDGIQRELLKDFFKYTMPVQGNYIVWGGALTATAAIIGHVSADMVAANSISSVVKNLAIVLCGGIASGGSVLIGKYLGEGEIEKAKHAGNRMNVYALIFGTLAGCTILLVKPLVFLMVSLNATAQHYLDGMMYICAYYCIAKSMNSTTIAGIFTAGGDSKFGFWCDAIVMWGIILPLGYLCAFVWQVPPILLFAIISLDEIIKLPVALIRYRQYKWLNNITRNFAET from the coding sequence GTGAAAAAACATATCCAATTTGAGAAACCCTTGAATGTTAATTTCAGAAGAGAGTTAATGGTACTCGTTGTACCAATTGCATTACAAAACCTGGTTTCGGCTATGGTTATTTCTGCAGATGTTTTCATGTTGGGTATGATTAGCCAGTCTGCGATGTCGGCCGTATCACTCGCCGGACAAATCACTTTCGCATTGACCTTATTCTATATGGGGTTGTCAACGGGAGCGGGAATACTTACCGCACAGTACTGGGGAAAGAAGGATTTAAAAACGATACAGAGGGTTCTCAGCATCTCCTGCATGTTTTCTTTCTGTATATCTGTTTTCTTTTTTTTGCTTTCCATCTCATACCCAGGCATGCTGATGCGAATTTTTACAGATGATGACGAGTTGATTCACTATGGTGCAAGGTTTTTGCAATTGAATTCGTTTTCTTATCTAGCGATGGGAATTTCACAGATGTATCTCAGTGTTATAAGAAGCATGGAAAGTGCAAAGCTAAGTGCATGGATAAGTTCGGCTTGTCTAGTTATGAATATTATATTCAACTCGTTTTGTATCTTTATCTTTTTTCCCGGCAAGCCCGAACTTGCGATCACAGGAGTTGCCCTAGCAACGGTTTGTGCACGTTTCATTGAATTAGGCTGCTGCATTGTGCACTCTGTTACACGGGGCTCCATTCGCTTTCAACTGCCGTTACGTGATGGAATACAGCGGGAATTGCTTAAGGATTTCTTCAAGTACACCATGCCCGTACAAGGGAATTATATCGTCTGGGGCGGGGCCTTGACTGCAACAGCTGCCATTATTGGCCATGTAAGTGCCGATATGGTTGCAGCTAATTCCATTTCGTCAGTCGTCAAGAACCTGGCCATTGTATTATGCGGCGGCATTGCCAGCGGTGGTTCTGTGCTAATCGGGAAATATCTGGGGGAGGGTGAGATCGAGAAAGCCAAACATGCTGGTAACCGAATGAATGTATATGCTTTGATTTTTGGTACACTGGCAGGTTGTACTATTTTGTTAGTGAAGCCACTGGTTTTCTTGATGGTTAGTTTAAATGCTACAGCTCAACATTACCTCGATGGAATGATGTATATCTGCGCTTATTATTGTATCGCCAAATCAATGAATTCGACGACCATTGCAGGTATATTCACGGCTGGAGGGGATTCCAAATTTGGTTTTTGGTGTGATGCCATAGTGATGTGGGGCATTATTTTGCCATTAGGCTATCTATGCGCTTTTGTTTGGCAGGTGCCGCCTATCCTGCTGTTTGCAATAATTAGCCTGGATGAAATCATAAAACTGCCAGTCGCTTTGATTCGGTATCGTCAGTACAAGTGGCTTAACAATATTACAAGGAATTTTGCGGAAACCTGA
- a CDS encoding AraC family transcriptional regulator, with translation MFSDLSERLDYNLSDLLLYVRKGNLQQFYNYSAACHWHPDVEFIMVLKGSMDYFVNGQTIRIDQGNGIFVNSKRMHYGFSQDQIDCTFIVIVIHPSLLGEEASLARKFADQKFGTNMDDFLLLTDQIAWQREILLNIQEIYDEMHTREPHNPLRLLSLALSLCASVGDHVQQSAGYNDNEQSWTIVWKMTGFIHQNYEYKITLNDIAAAGTVCRSRCCKLFNTFVGQTPNEYLSRYRIQKSCEMLKETNRSISEIAIACGFQSASYFTLIFRKQIGLIPQNYRKQALRIELLNK, from the coding sequence GTGTTTTCAGACCTATCCGAGCGCCTGGATTATAACCTATCAGATTTACTACTCTATGTACGAAAAGGAAACTTGCAGCAGTTTTACAATTATTCTGCTGCGTGCCACTGGCACCCGGATGTAGAATTTATTATGGTTCTTAAAGGATCTATGGATTACTTTGTAAACGGACAAACGATTCGAATCGATCAGGGGAATGGAATTTTTGTAAATAGCAAACGCATGCACTATGGTTTTTCCCAGGACCAGATCGATTGTACTTTCATCGTGATCGTCATCCATCCTTCACTTCTTGGTGAGGAAGCGTCCCTGGCAAGGAAGTTCGCTGACCAAAAATTCGGGACTAATATGGATGACTTTTTATTGCTTACTGATCAAATTGCTTGGCAGCGGGAAATTTTGCTTAACATTCAAGAAATTTATGATGAAATGCACACCCGTGAACCACATAACCCGCTTCGGCTCCTGTCCCTGGCATTATCCCTTTGCGCCTCTGTAGGAGATCATGTGCAACAAAGTGCCGGGTATAATGACAACGAACAATCATGGACCATTGTCTGGAAAATGACCGGATTCATTCATCAAAACTATGAATATAAAATAACCCTTAACGATATTGCTGCAGCAGGGACCGTTTGCAGAAGCCGTTGTTGTAAATTGTTTAATACGTTCGTAGGACAAACTCCAAATGAGTATCTATCACGTTACCGGATTCAAAAAAGCTGCGAAATGCTAAAAGAAACGAACCGATCTATAAGTGAAATAGCAATAGCCTGCGGATTTCAAAGTGCAAGCTACTTTACATTGATTTTCCGTAAACAAATCGGATTGATTCCGCAGAATTACAGAAAACAAGCCCTTAGAATAGAACTTCTTAATAAATAA
- a CDS encoding NAD(P)-dependent oxidoreductase yields the protein MKNSKSTFLVFGATGRTGQHFVSIALKEGHKVKALVRNPEKIKIQNINLELIKGSITNYENIDELLDEVDFVICMLGNAQEQNKAPINTIFIKKLIPAMRRQGVKRFLYQAGGLTRRYKERLPFMTWILRNTIARYNGLLGQHKDNETVIEYLVEEAQDVDWIVHRAGIISDGPSKGILKRDRTKISLATHIDIAKYNFQVINDDSAIHTYDLSYYKK from the coding sequence ATGAAAAATTCAAAATCAACATTCTTAGTATTTGGTGCAACCGGCAGAACTGGCCAACACTTTGTTTCCATAGCGCTTAAAGAGGGTCATAAAGTAAAAGCCTTAGTTAGAAATCCAGAAAAAATTAAAATACAAAATATAAATTTAGAGCTAATCAAAGGCTCCATCACAAATTATGAAAATATTGACGAATTATTAGATGAAGTCGACTTTGTAATTTGTATGCTTGGAAATGCTCAGGAACAAAATAAGGCGCCAATCAATACGATCTTTATTAAGAAGCTTATCCCAGCTATGCGGCGACAAGGTGTAAAACGTTTCCTATATCAGGCCGGAGGACTCACGCGTCGATATAAAGAAAGACTCCCTTTTATGACTTGGATTCTTAGAAATACTATAGCTAGATATAACGGTCTTCTCGGTCAGCATAAAGATAATGAAACTGTAATTGAATATTTAGTTGAAGAAGCACAAGATGTGGATTGGATTGTGCATAGGGCAGGCATAATCTCAGACGGTCCTTCGAAAGGAATATTGAAAAGAGATCGAACAAAGATTAGCCTTGCAACTCATATAGATATTGCTAAATATAACTTTCAGGTCATTAATGATGATTCTGCAATTCATACTTACGATTTGAGCTACTACAAAAAATAA
- a CDS encoding SDR family NAD(P)-dependent oxidoreductase → MNTFVITGGNSGVGLQSAHKLIEAGNRVIILGRDKQKGESALASFGTARNRAIFLSVDLATHDGVKEAARQINEITDKIDGLLHSAGIFDPRDIRTKDDLPLFFALAYLSRYHLTQLLLPKLLKADHPRVIMMVGTVKKVPKFDIKKFQSFENFNFWTMTLPIVGACMHYADYLTKTHPKIFTGCTTPGVARTDIFKNAPWYFRAGVAVTRPFLNSAELAARNPVQALLKGEGTSAYMWNKAGNFQRKFAIEVNKEDQKALIDLSHKLTGA, encoded by the coding sequence ATGAATACGTTTGTAATTACAGGGGGGAATAGCGGTGTTGGCCTGCAGTCTGCTCACAAACTTATTGAGGCGGGCAATCGCGTGATTATTTTGGGGCGCGATAAACAAAAAGGTGAGAGTGCATTGGCATCTTTTGGAACAGCGCGTAATCGAGCAATATTTCTCTCGGTGGATCTCGCGACTCACGATGGAGTCAAAGAAGCGGCACGACAGATCAATGAAATAACCGACAAAATCGACGGACTGTTACACTCGGCGGGCATTTTTGATCCAAGGGACATCAGAACAAAAGACGATCTCCCGCTCTTTTTTGCGTTGGCTTACTTAAGCCGTTACCACTTAACTCAACTCCTGCTGCCAAAACTTCTTAAGGCAGACCATCCTCGGGTAATTATGATGGTGGGTACAGTTAAAAAGGTTCCCAAATTCGACATCAAGAAGTTCCAATCCTTTGAAAATTTTAATTTCTGGACGATGACGCTACCGATCGTTGGCGCGTGTATGCATTATGCAGACTATCTTACCAAGACGCATCCTAAGATTTTCACAGGATGTACAACCCCAGGGGTTGCGCGAACGGATATCTTTAAAAATGCGCCATGGTATTTCAGAGCCGGCGTCGCAGTGACACGACCTTTTCTCAACTCAGCCGAATTGGCGGCCCGCAACCCTGTTCAGGCACTCTTGAAGGGCGAAGGAACATCGGCATACATGTGGAACAAGGCCGGTAATTTCCAACGTAAATTTGCGATCGAAGTTAATAAAGAGGATCAAAAGGCTCTTATTGATTTGTCGCATAAACTCACGGGTGCATGA
- a CDS encoding nucleoside-diphosphate sugar epimerase encodes MQPLQTVLFSEIAGVIGRHLDVPVVSIPHEEAQAVFGFLCMVASHDLARPSEGTKELLGWKPVQLGLLADLEQGHYFTK; translated from the coding sequence GTGCAGCCACTTCAGACAGTGTTATTCAGCGAGATTGCCGGCGTCATCGGTCGTCACTTGGATGTACCGGTAGTCAGCATCCCGCATGAAGAGGCACAAGCGGTCTTCGGTTTTCTATGCATGGTTGCGTCGCATGACTTAGCAAGACCAAGCGAAGGGACGAAGGAGCTGCTCGGCTGGAAGCCTGTCCAACTTGGTCTTCTCGCAGATCTGGAGCAAGGACATTATTTCACAAAATAG
- a CDS encoding NmrA family NAD(P)-binding protein: MRIFVTDAAGYMGTTVVRELIGAGHQVVGLTRSESGVQVLKSLGAEVDRGVLEDLDLLRSCAATSDSVIQRDCRRHRSSLGCTGSQHPA, encoded by the coding sequence ATGCGAATATTCGTTACAGATGCAGCAGGTTATATGGGTACAACTGTTGTCCGCGAACTCATCGGTGCTGGCCATCAGGTAGTTGGTCTGACCCGTTCAGAAAGTGGTGTTCAAGTATTAAAAAGCTTGGGAGCAGAGGTGGATCGCGGCGTTTTAGAGGATCTGGATTTACTGCGCAGCTGTGCAGCCACTTCAGACAGTGTTATTCAGCGAGATTGCCGGCGTCATCGGTCGTCACTTGGATGTACCGGTAGTCAGCATCCCGCATGA
- a CDS encoding MerR family transcriptional regulator, translating to MKIQELADLMGLTPHTIRFYEMEGLLDSRHIQREKNNYRNYSDEAIGRLKLIKKFQGIGCSLAELKTILQDHDTNARTNQEVIEWILQKINEIERKKDEYDHMLVTLNWMLTYRKLLNEDPQQAEVMMEELRLRINI from the coding sequence ATGAAAATTCAAGAATTAGCAGACTTAATGGGTCTAACACCCCACACCATTCGTTTTTATGAGATGGAAGGCTTGCTTGACAGCAGGCATATTCAGCGAGAGAAAAATAATTATCGCAACTACTCAGACGAAGCCATTGGGCGGTTAAAGCTGATTAAGAAATTTCAAGGCATCGGCTGCTCGTTAGCTGAACTGAAGACGATTTTGCAGGATCACGATACGAACGCACGCACGAACCAAGAAGTAATAGAATGGATTCTTCAGAAGATTAATGAGATCGAGCGTAAGAAGGATGAATACGATCATATGCTTGTAACGCTGAATTGGATGCTGACGTACAGGAAGCTGTTGAACGAAGATCCACAGCAAGCTGAGGTTATGATGGAGGAATTACGTCTTAGAATTAACATCTAG
- a CDS encoding MerR family transcriptional regulator has product MHTVKEAALITGLTEHAVRFYTDKGLVPSIQRNQNNIRMFDEESINWLHGIKCLKQSGMPIETIKLYIDFCLEGDSTIPQRSSLMMEHKEVALAKLEEAKQHVAHLEEKTALYQAILEHRSPDTTNPGNWDKIQHMHSDVFYSSNVQKA; this is encoded by the coding sequence ATGCATACGGTCAAAGAGGCCGCCCTAATAACAGGACTCACCGAGCATGCTGTACGCTTTTACACAGATAAAGGCCTGGTGCCAAGTATACAGCGCAATCAAAATAATATTCGGATGTTCGATGAAGAATCGATCAACTGGCTGCATGGCATCAAATGCCTCAAGCAATCCGGAATGCCGATTGAAACCATTAAATTATACATTGATTTCTGTCTCGAAGGAGATTCGACCATTCCGCAACGCTCCTCACTCATGATGGAGCATAAAGAAGTAGCGCTCGCTAAGCTCGAAGAAGCCAAACAGCACGTGGCCCATTTGGAAGAAAAAACCGCCCTATATCAAGCCATTCTGGAGCACCGCTCTCCAGACACGACCAATCCTGGCAATTGGGACAAAATTCAGCACATGCATAGTGACGTATTTTACTCGTCCAATGTTCAAAAGGCGTGA
- a CDS encoding aldo/keto reductase, which produces MQTVTLNNGVKMPIIGFGVYQVPNADECENAVYEALMAGYRLIDTAAGYLNEEAVGRAIKRSGVPREELFITTKLWVQDAGYESAKLAFAKSLKKLQLDYLDLYLIHQPFGDYYGAWRAMEDLYREGKIKAIGVSNFLPDRLMDLIMHNEILPAINQVETHPFYHQIESAAFMKDQGVQHQSWAPFAEGLGNLFGNEVLASIAAKHSKSVAQVVLRWLVQREVVVIPKSVRKERIVENFNIFDFELSADDIEQISTLDTGESLFLSYRDPEVAKMMGNWRVDL; this is translated from the coding sequence ATGCAAACCGTAACATTAAACAATGGTGTCAAAATGCCGATCATCGGCTTTGGTGTCTACCAGGTTCCGAATGCTGACGAATGTGAGAACGCGGTATATGAAGCGCTGATGGCCGGCTACCGCCTGATCGACACCGCCGCCGGTTACCTGAACGAGGAAGCGGTCGGACGCGCAATCAAGCGCAGCGGCGTGCCGCGTGAGGAGCTCTTCATCACGACCAAGCTTTGGGTTCAGGATGCCGGTTACGAGAGTGCCAAGCTGGCGTTTGCCAAATCCTTGAAGAAGCTACAGCTCGACTATCTCGATCTATACCTAATTCACCAGCCGTTCGGCGATTACTACGGCGCTTGGCGTGCGATGGAAGACCTGTACCGCGAAGGCAAGATCAAGGCGATCGGTGTCAGCAATTTCCTGCCCGACCGTCTGATGGATCTCATCATGCATAATGAAATCTTGCCCGCGATCAACCAGGTCGAAACGCACCCGTTCTACCACCAAATTGAGAGCGCCGCTTTTATGAAGGACCAGGGAGTACAGCACCAGTCGTGGGCCCCGTTTGCTGAAGGACTGGGCAACTTGTTCGGGAATGAAGTGCTGGCCTCAATCGCAGCAAAACACAGCAAATCCGTAGCCCAGGTCGTGCTTCGCTGGCTTGTTCAACGTGAAGTCGTTGTTATTCCAAAATCGGTACGCAAAGAGCGAATCGTTGAAAACTTCAACATTTTCGATTTTGAGTTGAGTGCAGACGATATCGAACAAATTTCCACTCTCGATACGGGGGAAAGTCTTTTCTTATCGTACCGCGATCCGGAAGTAGCCAAAATGATGGGTAACTGGAGAGTAGATTTGTAA